The region TACTAACTATGTAATTAATGCAGGAAGTATAACAAATAAAGGATTCGAAGCTGTATTGTTTGCAGATATTATCAAGAACGATAAATTTGGATGGGAGTCAAGAGTTAATTATTCTCAAAACAAAAGTAAAGTAAACGATATTCCAACTGAAAAAGATGGCCGAATTATACTTACTGATCCCGGATCAAACAGCTACCGTTTTTCACTTGTTGAAGGAAGACCTTTTGGAGTTATAGAGGGTAAAAATTTTGTAAAAGATGCTCAAGGTAGAATTCAAATTGATAAAGATAATAATATTGCCACTTCAGATTGGGAGGAAGTAGGAAACGCAAATCCTGATTTTATGTTAGGATGGTCAAATACTTTTAAAATAGGAAATTTCACCGCTAATGTATTACTTGATGGTCGATTTGGAGGAGAAGTTTTAAGTTTAACCGAAGCAATCAACGATAGAAATGGTGTTTCAAAAGCGTCAGGTGATGCTAGAAATGCAGGTGGTAAAGCAATAAATGGTGTAAGAGTTCCTGATGGAACAGCTATAACAACAATGGATGCTGAGACTTATTATACTAAAGTAGGTGGAAGAAATGGGATTTCGGGTGAATATGTTTATGATGCAACAAATGTAAGTGTAAGAGAAGTTTCTATTGGATATACTTTTAACAAAAAAGCAATTCCTTTTGTAAATTCTGCTAGCTTATCATTAATTGCTAGAAATTTATTCTTCATTCACAAAGAAGCACCGTTTGATCCTAATATTGCTTTAAGTACCGGGGAAGGTTTGCAAGGTGTTGATGTTTTTGGTATGCCATCAACAAGAAGTATTGGTCTTAATTTAAACATAACTTTCTAATCTAACAATCATGATAATAAATAAAATAAAAAGATCAGCAGTTTGTCTCTCTTTACTGGCAGCAGTAGGGTGTACAGACAATTTTAACGAAATAAATACAAATCCAGAATCAGCCACAGCTGAGCAGTTAGCGCAGGATTTTAATCATATTAAAAGTTTAATTAAACCCGCTTTTAACAGATTGTATATTAGTGATATTACTTGGCAATACCAAATTCAGCAAAGTTTGCAAGCAGATGGTTGGTCAGGTTACATGACGACTCCAGTAATGTTTGGACCTGCGAATAATCATGATTATGTTTTAAATTCCGGATGGAATAGTTATGCTTGGGATGATGCTTATGTAAGTATTATTGCCTATTTATATAAAATTGAACAAAGAGCAAAAGGGACTTCTGATAATTATTATGCGTGGTCATTGATTTTGAAAGCAGCAACGATGCAACGCATCACAGACATGTATGGTCCTGCAGTATACTCAAAATATGGTGAAGAACGAGCTACTTATGATTCGCAACAAGAAATTTATAATAATATTTTTAAAGATTTAGATTTTGCAGTTACTGAATTGACAGCAAGAGTAAATGCGGGTGAAGCTTCTGCATTTACTGGAACTGATTTGTCATTGTATAACGGTGATTATAAGCAATGGGTTAAATATGCAAATACATTGCGATTAAGAATGGCCATGCGCATTTCAAAAGTAGATGCTGCTTTAGCAAAAACTCAGGCTGAAAAAGCAATAGCTCATCCGTTAGGAGTGTTGGCTACTGCCTCTGATAATATGCTTGTAAAATCACCATTAGATTTAAACGTTATTGATGTAATGAGTCATGCTTGGGCAGGAATATTTATGGGTGCAGATATGGAATCCATATTAGGTGGATATGCTGATCCTCGTATCGATAAATACTGGAACACTTCAGGAATTGTTGCAGGTGAATTTAAGGGAGTAAGAACAGGTATCGTTTATCCGGCAGGAGCTTATTCTAAATTTTCACAAACCGGACCTAGAACTAAAACAGGAGCAGTTGCATGGATGACTACTGCAGAGGCTTACTTTCTAAGAGCAGAAGGCGCTTTAAGAGGATGGAACATGGGCGGTACAGCAAAAGACTTATATGAGTCAGGTGTTAAAGCATCTTTTGATCAAAACGGAGTTTCTGGTGCAGATGCTTATATTGCAGACGATACTAAAATGGCTAAGGATTATGTAGACCCTGTTAATGCAGCTAATAATGCGGCAGCTGTGAGTAAGGTTACTGTTGCTTGGGGAGCTGATAAAGAAACCAATCTTGAAAAAATCATTACTCAAAAATGGATTGCTACTTATCCTGATGGTCAAGAAGCTTGGTCTGAGTTCAGAAGAACGGGTTATCCAAAATTATTTAGAATTACAAACAATAAAAGTGGTGGTTTAATAAGTACAGAATTAGGTGTTAGAAGATTACCATTTTCTCAAAATGAGTCAAGTAATAATAAAGTGGGTTATGATTCAGGTGTCTCAAAACTGGGTGGCCCAGATAACGGAGCTACAAGACTTTGGTGGGATACTACCGGTCCTAATTTTTAAAATTTAGTTAATTGCTAAAATGGTATAAGTTGAAAAATACTTATGCCATTTTTTTATCATTTTTCAGGAAAATTAATACACATTTTGGCATGTTAAGTGTTCTTTGAAGAAAAGATTTCCTTTTAAATTACATGTTATTGTTTAAATCGTGTTGTTGGTATAAAATAATGGACAGTTTGTATAATTTATTTTTAGGAAAAAAACGTTTTAGGTACTTTTATCTACTTGAAAATCAAATAAATTTATACACAAAAAAGAATTAGGTCAGTAATAAAACAAGGAGTGGGAAGTAAAGTATTCGAATAGTATTTTAGGTCTTTTCAGTATAGAATAAAAAAAGTTTTTAATCCATATTAAAACAGTTCTATCCTTTTTTACAATTTGTACCTAGTTTAATGGATTAAAAAAAACAAAAATGAAAAATGCTTTAGAGATTAAGCCGGATATCAGCTACAAAAGTGTAGGTAAATTTGAAGACACTAGATTTGAAAAAATCCACAATGAAATTTTCAAAAATTCTACAGAAGCTTCTATAATTGTTGCCCAAGAAATTGCAAAGTTGATTAGGTCAAAGCAAGAAAAAAACAAACCCTGTGTTCTTGGATTAGCTACCGGTTCTTCCCCTATAAAAGTATACGAAGAATTAGTACGTATGCATAAAGAGGAAGGACTTAGCTTTAAGAATGTGATTACTTTTAATTTGGATGAATATTATCCAATGACCAAAGAAAACAGTCAGAGTTACTATTATTTCATGCATCAGCATCTTTTCAATCACATAGATATAAAACCAGAAAACATCAATATTCCAGATGGAACGATAGCAATTGAAGAATTGAACCAGTATTGTGTGGATTATGAAATGAATATCAGAAATGCTGGAGGTTTAGATTTTCAGTTGTTGGGAATAGGGCGCACAGGTCACGTAGGTTTCAATGAGCCGGGTTCTCATATTAATTCCGGAACTAGAATTATTACCTTGGATCATATCACCAGAGTAGATGCTTCTTCGGATTTCAACGGTATTGACAATGTTCCTAAAAGAGCCATCACTATGGGGGTTTCTACTATCTTGAGATCCAAAAGGA is a window of Flavobacterium acetivorans DNA encoding:
- a CDS encoding RagB/SusD family nutrient uptake outer membrane protein, whose translation is MIINKIKRSAVCLSLLAAVGCTDNFNEINTNPESATAEQLAQDFNHIKSLIKPAFNRLYISDITWQYQIQQSLQADGWSGYMTTPVMFGPANNHDYVLNSGWNSYAWDDAYVSIIAYLYKIEQRAKGTSDNYYAWSLILKAATMQRITDMYGPAVYSKYGEERATYDSQQEIYNNIFKDLDFAVTELTARVNAGEASAFTGTDLSLYNGDYKQWVKYANTLRLRMAMRISKVDAALAKTQAEKAIAHPLGVLATASDNMLVKSPLDLNVIDVMSHAWAGIFMGADMESILGGYADPRIDKYWNTSGIVAGEFKGVRTGIVYPAGAYSKFSQTGPRTKTGAVAWMTTAEAYFLRAEGALRGWNMGGTAKDLYESGVKASFDQNGVSGADAYIADDTKMAKDYVDPVNAANNAAAVSKVTVAWGADKETNLEKIITQKWIATYPDGQEAWSEFRRTGYPKLFRITNNKSGGLISTELGVRRLPFSQNESSNNKVGYDSGVSKLGGPDNGATRLWWDTTGPNF